The Myxococcales bacterium nucleotide sequence GGCTTCCGTGGCGTACTGGCCGATGCTGACGCGGTACCAGGTGCCGCGCTCGCCGAGGTCGGCTTGCTCGACCGCCGAGACGTTGCCGGAGGAGACCATGCGGTTGTACATCGCCATGGCTTCCTCGCGCGTCGGATACGAGCCGATCTGCACGGTCCAGTAATCGCCGCCCTTCGGGGGCGCGGGGAGCGAGCCGATCGGCACCTGCGCTTTCGTGGGATCGATCGCCGGCGCCAGGTCGGCGGCGGTCGGCGGCGGGGTCATGGTGGGCGGCGGCAATTCGGCCGGCGGCGGGGTGAGCGCCGCGGGAGTCGCCGCGGGCGGCGTCAGCCCGGCGTCGTTGTGCAGCAGCGCATCGATGCCGACGGCGGCGTTGTTACCGGCGGCCAGGTCGACCGGCGCGGGCGTCGGCGACGCGGCCGGCGCGCCGGTTTGCGCCGCCATTTCCAGTTGGCCCATGCCTTTGCCCACGACCACGCCCAGGCTGAACATGATCGCCACGACGAGCAGTTCGCCGGCCAGCAGGTAGGCGATGTGGCGGTTGTCCAGCTTGATCTCGTACTTGGTCCGCAGCTTGCGCAGATCCCTCATGTCGCGCTTTCTCCTTCCTCCCCGGACGGTTCGGCGGCCGGCGCGGGCTCAACCACCGCTTCCGTCAAGCGCCCGTATTGATCGGGTCGCCGGCCCGGCAACAACGGCCAGTCGCGGCGAATGATCGGCACCACCCGCCGATCCACTTCCCACAGCGAAACCCCTTCGGCGTCGGCCGCCGGATCGTCGAGCAGGTCGCCGGTCGGCGTCGCGCACAGCGAACCGCCCGCGAACTCGAAGTCGTTTTC carries:
- a CDS encoding SPOR domain-containing protein, encoding MRDLRKLRTKYEIKLDNRHIAYLLAGELLVVAIMFSLGVVVGKGMGQLEMAAQTGAPAASPTPAPVDLAAGNNAAVGIDALLHNDAGLTPPAATPAALTPPPAELPPPTMTPPPTAADLAPAIDPTKAQVPIGSLPAPPKGGDYWTVQIGSYPTREEAMAMYNRMVSSGNVSAVEQADLGERGTWYRVSIGQYATEAGARAMASAMREREGLDTWVRYVP